From the Lolium rigidum isolate FL_2022 chromosome 2, APGP_CSIRO_Lrig_0.1, whole genome shotgun sequence genome, one window contains:
- the LOC124687667 gene encoding RNA-binding protein 42-like, with protein MSTQSISPASAHFTYPATGAVAAATSYFPVPFHLQTAQYSTASPAPAPLYNEVYPVPQIHQAQQLFQKDSQIITPEALATVKAAIAGNDQDKKVEAKKKAVPRKAAGQCWEDPTLAEWPENDFRLFCGNLGNEVNDDVLAKAFSKYPSFNMARVIRDKSTGKTKGYGFASFANSSDLAAALKEMNGKYVGNRPIKLQKSTWKNRIDYEALQKPKAGPQKKLKAQKRSVLHK; from the exons ATGTCCACTCAGTCCATCTCGCCCGCCTCCGCTCACTTCACTTACCCTGCTACcggtgcggtggcggcggccacgTCCTACTTCCCCGTCCCTTTCCACCTCCAGACCGCGCAGTACTCGACGGCGAGCCCCGCGCCGGCGCCGCTTTACAACGAAGTCTACCCCGTGCCCCAAATCCACCAG GCACAGCAACTCTTCCAGAAAGATTCGCAGATAATCACCCCTGAAGCCCTAGCTACTGTAAAGGCTGCTATTGCGGGTAATGACCAAGACAAAAAagttgaagcaaagaaaaaggcaGTACCCCGGAAGGCAGCTGGGCAATGTTGGGAGGACCCAACATTAGCTGAATGGCCTGAAA ATGACTTCCGTTTGTTTTGTGGCAATCTTGGTAATGAAGTGAATGATGATGTTCTTGCCAAGGCGTTTTCAAAGTATCCATCGTTTAACATGGCTAGG GTTATACGAGATAAATCTACTGGTAAGACTAAGGGCTATGGCTTTGCTAGTTTCGCCAATTCATCAGACCTTGCTGCGGCGCTAAAAGAGATGAACG GTAAATATGTTGGAAATCGACCAATCAAACTACAGAAGAGTACGTGGAAGAATAGAATAGATTATGAAGCTCTGCAGAAACCAAAG GCTGGACCACAGAAGAAGCTCAAAGCGCAGAAAAGAAGTGTCCTACATAAGTGA
- the LOC124692581 gene encoding glycolipid transfer protein 1-like translates to MAETVFTPCLEGMKHVRSETGVVLTKPFLDVCKQILPVLDKFGAAMVIVKNDIGGNITRLDNKYSSDPSKYVDLYTMVQEEVQNKTAKGSSSCTNGLLWLTRAMDFLVELFRNLLDHPDWTMSQACTDSYTKTLKKWHGWLASSSFTVAMKLAPNKDKFMEVISGTGDIKADIEKFCTTFHPFLKENHEFLASVGLDDMKAS, encoded by the exons ATGGCAGAGACAGTGTTCACTCCCTGTTTGGAAGGGATGAAGCATGTCAGGTCGGAGACCGGGGTCGTGCTCACCAAGCCCTTCCTCGATGTCTGCAAGCAGATCCTGCCTGTCTTGG ATAAATTTGGAGCTGCTATGGTAATTGTGAAGAATGATATCGGTGGTAATATCACG AGGTTGGACAATAAGTATTCTTCTGACCCATCGAAATATGTGGACTTGTACACCATGGTCCAAGAAGAAGTTCAAAATAAAACTGCAAAAGGTTCATCGAGCTGCACAAATGGACTTCTATGGCTCACGAG GGCTATGGATTTCCTTGTTGAATTATTCCGTAATCTGCTTGACCATCCAGACTGGACTATGAGTCAAGCTTGTACTGATTCATACACAAAAACTCTGAAGAAATGGCATGGCTGGCTCGCCAGTTCTAGTTTTACG GTGGCTATGAAACTTGCACCTAATAAAGATAAATTTATGGAAGTCATAAGTGGAACTGGTGACATCAAAGCTGACATTGAGAAATTTTGCACGACCTTTCATCCTTTTCTCAAGGAGAATCACGAGTTCCTG GCAAGTGTTGGACTCGATGATATGAAGGCTTCTTAA